In the Papio anubis isolate 15944 chromosome 15, Panubis1.0, whole genome shotgun sequence genome, one interval contains:
- the RCBTB2 gene encoding RCC1 and BTB domain-containing protein 2 isoform X3, whose amino-acid sequence MLDVGKWPIFSLCSEEELQLIRQACVFGSAGNEVLYTTVNDEIFVLGTNCCGCLGLGDVQSTIEPRRLDSLSGKKIASLSYGSGPHIVLATTEGEVFTWGHNAYSQLGNGTTNHGLVPCQISTNLSNKQVIEVACGSYHSLVLTSDGEVFAWGYNNSGQVGSGSTVNQPIPRRVTGCLQNKVVVTIACGQMCCMAVVDTGEVYVWGYNGNGQLGLGSSGNQPTPCRVAALQGIRVQRVACGYAHTLVLTDEGQVYAWGANSYGQLGTGNKSNQSYPTPVTVEKDRIIEIAACHSTHTSAAKTQGGHVYMWGQCRGQSVILPHLTHFSCTDDVFACFATPAVSWRLLSVEPDDHLTVAESLKREFDNPDTADLKFLVDGKYIYAHKVLLKIRCEHFRSSLEDNEDDIVEMSEFSYPVYRAFLEYLYTDSISLSPEEAVGLLDLATFYRENRLKKLCQQTIKQGICEENAIALLSAAVKYEAQDLEEFCFRFCINHLTVVTQTSGFAEMDHDLLKNFISKASRVGAFKN is encoded by the exons ATGTTAGATGTGGGAAAGTGGccaattttttccctttgttctgaGGAAGAACTACAGTTAATTCGTCAGGCTTGTGTCTTTGGCAGTGCTGGCAATGAAGTTTTATACACTACAGTAAATGATGAg ATTTTTGTGCTTGGCACAAACTGTTGTGGCTGTTTGGGGTTAGGTGACGTCCAGAGCACCATTGAACCTCGGAGACTGGATTCTTTAAGTGGCAAGAAAATAGCCAGCCTCAGCTATGGGAGTGGTCCACATATTGTCCTTGCAACAACAG aaggaGAAGTCTTTACCTGGGGTCATAATGCTTATAGCCAGCTGGGCAATGGGACAACTAATCATGGTTTAGTGCCCTGTCAAATCTCAACTAATTTGTCAAACAAACAAGTCATTGAAGTTGCCTGTGGGTCTTACCATTCTTTGGTGCTAACATCTGATGGAGAG GTATTTGCCTGGGGTTATAATAACTCTGGGCAGGTAGGATCTGGATCAACAGTTAATCAGCCAATCCCTCGAAGAGTCACTGGCTGCCTACAGAATAAAGTAGTTGTGACCATAGCATGTGGGCAGATGTGCTGCATGGCGGTAGTGGACACGGGGGAG GTCTATGTCTGGGGTTACAATGGAAACGGGCAGCTTGGACTTGGCAGCAGTGGCAACCAGCCAACCCCTTGCAGAGTGGCAGCTTTGCAAGGCATCCGTGTCCAGCGG gtcGCCTGTGGCTACGCACACACATTAGTATTAACAGATGAAGGCCAAGTGTATGCTTGGGGCGCCAATTCTTATGGGCAGTTGGGCACTGGCAATAAAAGCAACCAGTCCTATCCTACTCCCGTCACTGTGGAAAAGGACAG GATTATCGAGATTGCAGCCTGTCACTCCACACACACGTCTGCGGCCAAGACGCAGGGTGGGCACGTGTACATGTGGGGCCAGTGCCGGGGTCAGTCCGTGATCCTCCCGCACCTCACCCACTTCTCCTGCACCGACGACGTGTTTGCCTGCTTTGCCACTCCCGCCGTCTCGTGGCGCCTTCTCTCCGTGG AACCCGATGACCACCTCACAGTGGCTGAGTCACTGAAGAGGGAATTTGACAACCCGGACACCGCAGACCTGAAGTTTCTGGTTGATGGAAAGTACATTTATGCACATAAAGTCCTTCTCAAGATTCG ATGTGAGCATTTTCGTTCGTCGTTGGAAGATAACGAGGATGATATTGTAGAAATGAGTGAATTTTCATATCCTGTTTACCGGGCCTTCCTCGAATACCTGTACACAGACAGCATCAGCCTTTCTCCTGAGGAGGCAGTAG GACTGCTAGACTTGGCTACATTTTATAGAGAAAATCGTCTGAAAAAGCTCTGCCAACAAACTATCAAGCAAGGCATCTGCGAGGAGAACGCCATCGCTCTGCTCTCGGCTGCAGTGAAGTATGAGGCCCAG
- the RCBTB2 gene encoding RCC1 and BTB domain-containing protein 2 isoform X4: protein MSALPSDLELSNPREKLTKPVQATLSSLKMLDVGKWPIFSLCSEEELQLIRQACVFGSAGNEVLYTTVNDEIFVLGTNCCGCLGLGDVQSTIEPRRLDSLSGKKIASLSYGSGPHIVLATTEGEVFTWGHNAYSQLGNGTTNHGLVPCQISTNLSNKQVIEVACGSYHSLVLTSDGEVFAWGYNNSGQVGSGSTVNQPIPRRVTGCLQNKVVVTIACGQMCCMAVVDTGEVYVWGYNGNGQLGLGSSGNQPTPCRVAALQGIRVQRVACGYAHTLVLTDEGQVYAWGANSYGQLGTGNKSNQSYPTPVTVEKDRIIEIAACHSTHTSAAKTQGGHVYMWGQCRGQSVILPHLTHFSCTDDVFACFATPAVSWRLLSVEPDDHLTVAESLKREFDNPDTADLKFLVDGKYIYAHKVLLKIRCEHFRSSLEDNEDDIVEMSEFSYPVYRAFLEYLYTDSISLSPEEAVGLLDLATFYRENRLKKLCQQTIKQGICEENAIALLSAAVKYEAQVLQKWIMIF, encoded by the exons ccaGTACAGGCTACTCTGTCATCTTTGAAGATGTTAGATGTGGGAAAGTGGccaattttttccctttgttctgaGGAAGAACTACAGTTAATTCGTCAGGCTTGTGTCTTTGGCAGTGCTGGCAATGAAGTTTTATACACTACAGTAAATGATGAg ATTTTTGTGCTTGGCACAAACTGTTGTGGCTGTTTGGGGTTAGGTGACGTCCAGAGCACCATTGAACCTCGGAGACTGGATTCTTTAAGTGGCAAGAAAATAGCCAGCCTCAGCTATGGGAGTGGTCCACATATTGTCCTTGCAACAACAG aaggaGAAGTCTTTACCTGGGGTCATAATGCTTATAGCCAGCTGGGCAATGGGACAACTAATCATGGTTTAGTGCCCTGTCAAATCTCAACTAATTTGTCAAACAAACAAGTCATTGAAGTTGCCTGTGGGTCTTACCATTCTTTGGTGCTAACATCTGATGGAGAG GTATTTGCCTGGGGTTATAATAACTCTGGGCAGGTAGGATCTGGATCAACAGTTAATCAGCCAATCCCTCGAAGAGTCACTGGCTGCCTACAGAATAAAGTAGTTGTGACCATAGCATGTGGGCAGATGTGCTGCATGGCGGTAGTGGACACGGGGGAG GTCTATGTCTGGGGTTACAATGGAAACGGGCAGCTTGGACTTGGCAGCAGTGGCAACCAGCCAACCCCTTGCAGAGTGGCAGCTTTGCAAGGCATCCGTGTCCAGCGG gtcGCCTGTGGCTACGCACACACATTAGTATTAACAGATGAAGGCCAAGTGTATGCTTGGGGCGCCAATTCTTATGGGCAGTTGGGCACTGGCAATAAAAGCAACCAGTCCTATCCTACTCCCGTCACTGTGGAAAAGGACAG GATTATCGAGATTGCAGCCTGTCACTCCACACACACGTCTGCGGCCAAGACGCAGGGTGGGCACGTGTACATGTGGGGCCAGTGCCGGGGTCAGTCCGTGATCCTCCCGCACCTCACCCACTTCTCCTGCACCGACGACGTGTTTGCCTGCTTTGCCACTCCCGCCGTCTCGTGGCGCCTTCTCTCCGTGG AACCCGATGACCACCTCACAGTGGCTGAGTCACTGAAGAGGGAATTTGACAACCCGGACACCGCAGACCTGAAGTTTCTGGTTGATGGAAAGTACATTTATGCACATAAAGTCCTTCTCAAGATTCG ATGTGAGCATTTTCGTTCGTCGTTGGAAGATAACGAGGATGATATTGTAGAAATGAGTGAATTTTCATATCCTGTTTACCGGGCCTTCCTCGAATACCTGTACACAGACAGCATCAGCCTTTCTCCTGAGGAGGCAGTAG GACTGCTAGACTTGGCTACATTTTATAGAGAAAATCGTCTGAAAAAGCTCTGCCAACAAACTATCAAGCAAGGCATCTGCGAGGAGAACGCCATCGCTCTGCTCTCGGCTGCAGTGAAGTATGAGGCCCAG